From one Musa acuminata AAA Group cultivar baxijiao chromosome BXJ2-6, Cavendish_Baxijiao_AAA, whole genome shotgun sequence genomic stretch:
- the LOC135613831 gene encoding uncharacterized protein LOC135613831, translating to MACASAPQSLLLCLFLLFFVASTSHLTFSADAAGGPTASMKPASAVAPGLKSVLIDEAKRRRLSSFQICALCTCCGGPRGICLPSPCCYAINCNIPNRPFGFCSFTPKTCNCFGCHL from the exons ATGGCTTGTGCCTCTGCACCTCAATCTCTCCTCCTCTgcctctttctcctcttctttgttGCCTCCACATCCCACCTCACATTCTCCGCAGAT GCTGCGGGCGGGCCGACGGCGTCGATGAAGCCGGCGTCGGCGGTGGCGCCGGGGCTCAAATCGGTGCTGATCGACGAGGCCAAGCGGCGCCGACTCAGCAGCTTCCAGATATGCGCTCTCTGCACCTGCTGCGGAGGCCCGCGGGGCATCTGCCTTCCTTCTCCATGCTGCTACGCCATCAACTGCAACATCCCCAACAGGCCCTTCGGTTTCTGCTCCTTCACCCCCAAGACATGCAACTGCTTTGGGTGCCACCTCTGA
- the LOC135614717 gene encoding DNA-directed RNA polymerases II, IV and V subunit 11-like, translating to MNAPDRYERFVVPEGTKKVSYERDTKIVNAASFTVEREDHTIGNILRMQLHRDPSVLFAGYKLPHPLQYKIIVRIQTTSQSSPTQAYNQAIDDLDKELDYLKKGFEDEKNRYDEKLRQGY from the exons ATGAACGCTCCGGATCGTTACGAGCGCTTTGTTGTGCCTGAGGGCACCAAGAA GGTTTCATATGAGAGGGACACCAAGATCGTCAATGCGGCCTCCTTCACCGTCGAGCGCGAAGACCACACGATCGGAAACATCCTCCGAAT GCAGCTGCACAGAGACCCCAGTGTGCTCTTTGCGGGTTACAAGCTTCCACACCCCTTGCAGTACAAGATCATAGTTAGG ATCCAAACGACAAGCCAGTCTTCACCGACTCAGGCATATAACCAGGCGATCGATGACCTCGACAAGGAGCTTGACTATCTGAAGAAGGGTTTCGAG GACGAGAAGAACAGGTACGATGAAAAGCTTAGGCAGGGATACTAG